The region TAATTTCAGCCGAAGTGACCATCTAACCACACACATCCGTACGCACACAGGAGAAAAGCCTTTTTCGTGCGATTACTGCGGCAGAAAGTTTGCAAGGAGCGACGAGCGAAGGAGGCACACTAAAATTCACCTtagacaaaaggagaaaaaggctTCTGTCATGGACGCGAGTGCGGCTGCAGCAGCATCGGCAATGTAAGCCTTAGTGTGACCACTGTCCATTTCTCTGGAACTTGAGACACGGGCAGGGGCTGGACTTTAAAATCGGTCTGAAACATTTGATGAAACGATACATGTAGGGGTGGACTGAATGTGAGAACATGAGAACGGTTCAAATAAGCGCTGTCTAGTAAACTGTTCATGTTTACACTTGCCACTGATGGGAAACTCTCTTTCAAACAGACATCCAATTTGTTTCAGATGGTTTGCCTCAACACAAAAACTGTTACTTCAACTGTCGTTTTTAAAACACGTTTTATTGTGGGAAATAGTTATTAATTAGCAAGATTTTGGATTAAAATGTTACTTAGAACCACAGGGTTGTCAGGAGAGCGCTACGTATCTTGTCTgtattttacaaaaatgttcCATCTACATTTTCAGCTCTTGGACTTACTTTGTGTAGTAgctactgtatgtgtttaatggctttgtttttaaaagattgATGGTGATTTTATTACGCGCCTTGTTtacaatttattttattttgttccgACATGGTTCAAAAGTGTTCAACGCTTACGCTGCCCCGACTTCTGTGAATGTCTTAAAAGACGGGAGCAAATGTACAATTGAAATAAATACACCGGAATTACAACTATCATGTGTTCATTATGCGCCTCGCCTCATtcataacacattttaaactcaagCTGGTGCGCTTTTCAAAGGCAAAGATAAAACACACTCTCAAGCACAACGAGTTTGCGTCAGACATTACCGGGCCGTGCCACTAGAGGCTACAGTTTGTCAAGTAATTTCAGTATTGTATGACTAGAGGTGCTTTCAAGACGTTGTAATGTGTTAAGATGGATCAGACGTCACGCAGTTGAGGGCGAATAGAGCTAAATAGCCAAATGAATTTCAGTGGAATTTCTTACGATATTAGCTTAGTAATATCGTGTGACGCCATTAGGTGTAGACTGAGAACCGTCAGGAAAGGTAGGCCTACAGAAAATGCAATGCAACACTGAGGCACGTGGCCTCTGTTAACGTGCTATATAACATGGACAGTGTTaggaagcaaaacaaaactggtcATTTTGGAAAAATACCTGACAAATGCTTAAAATGGCACAGGCCAGAACCAAACTCTGCAGCTGTGATTAGACAAGGACCAGTATGTACATGCGTTCTGGTAGCTATgtagaaaacatttttattaaacagGTCTATGCTGACCACAGCACCTCTGAGACCCTGTCAAGCTACAAAAAGAGTGACACCTCAGCTTAAACTTCCATAAAAATCCACAAAAAAGCATGGAGTCCTATTCTTAGAAGAATGATGAGCCTGTATGTTCTTAACTGTAAACAGTGTTGCCCAGTTTCTGCTCTGAAGACCCATGACACTTCATATTTGCACTCCAGCCCAGTATTAACAAATCTGGATCAATTAATTAAGGGCTTTATAAGTCAGTGAACTCATTTTGGTCAATTACAACTACTTCCTTAGGActggactttgaaaagattgagTTAATCTTTCAGAGGGGTACCTACCTGAGCCAGTGAATTTGTCAATCAAAGCATGCATATGCCTTCTGGTCATTCACAAACCACATTCCTGGCTGATTAAGTTTCACTCAGTTTTCGTGCTAACAATGAGTTACCACTACTGTTTCCATATATTTTTAGAAGCCTTGAATTACACATGTCTGAGTTGGTCTGGCAAAGTCTTTCAGTTGCTccatttctcctgtttttatttcacattaatTTGAAAGATGAACAAGTCATAGTGTAACCCTCCCAAACTCATTCAAGGTAGACCACTGTACTCAAACCTCTTCCTCAACAGTGTTTAACATATTCCCTTTCAGCTCACATCTAAAGGTTGCTGTAAATGCAGTAACTCATTGTTTGAATACATGAACTATtaactgaggtaaaaaaaatgaaaaactgattgACTTTAGATTATTTTCATCTGATTTTCCAAACCTTGACTGTTACATTACCATCCTGAAAACATGGACACAGGCTTAGAAGACCTAGCATTTCATACACCTATAATGTGGTTCAGCACTTcatattatatttaaaaactgaactgacaatACAGATGTTTATGAcatgtctttttgtttattgtcaaaTGAACAGATTAATGTAACCCTCTCAAACTTGAATCCCTCATTTGAACCAATTTCTAGATTCATATTTTGCTGAGTCGAACAAAATCATAAAAGCACTGAGATACTTTACTTCAAAAGAAGATACAATCCTGCAGATTATGAATCAGTCAAGCTATTTCAAAGGATCTGTTAGCGGTAAGTGCTTGTGGAGATTATCAACATTTGTATAACTCTTCAAATCAAGCAAAATGCATCGTCACACTGACACAATCAACATTTGGGGAGTCACATTTTGATGGACAAAGTGCATGAAGCCTTCCGTAAGATGCTACGGTCTTAGAAACCACCGTCCCATGCGGTATCATTTTAACATATTCATCTCACTGCCTACAACACATAAGGCAGTCTTTTCAAAGAATGTCCTGAGGGTGGTTCTTTCAGTCCAAGGTGCGTGCTCCAGGTTTATATGCGTCAAATAAGTTGCTCTTGGAAAATAAATCTTTAGATGGATACCTCTGGTCCAGGGTAAGCTTCGCCGCCACACCAAAAATCAGTCGGCTGCGGTATTTCCATTAGCCATACCTCTGTCGGACCCTGGGCCTCAGTTTTTTTATCCGCGGCCTCCAAATCAGACTGCACAACTTTATAATAATGGCAGTCCCTACCATCATCTGGGTCGTATGGCGGGGCCAAAATGTCGAGGAAAGCGGTGGGTCCGTCAACAGCGTCGATTTGGTGGATGTTGTCCCTCTGAGGTGTTAACACACATGGACTACTTTCCTCTGTGTATTCACCCACCGACCTCAACACCGAGCGCCTAATCGAACTCCTCTGGAAAGGTAGCAGTGGAGGGTTGAACTGCACACCACTGGCAACGTCAGGTGGCTTCTCCAGTCTATCAAAACAACTAATTCTGACCTTACCATATAATACTTTCAGCATGCCGTGCATTCCCGGGTGGTCATGAAGAGGGATGCAAGTCCCAGTCTTTAACAAAAATACTCCCATACTGAAGGCGTCAGTTTCGCATATTGGCATGTATGTAACAGGGGGACTATGAGGTACATGGAGAGTAGGGCTGTCAACTTTTCGGGGTACAATCTTCAAATCCGCTGCTTTGATTTCGGCGAGGAGGCTTTTCAATTTAGCTTGGTTTTCCACAAAAACTTTGTTGTTCTCACCAACCAAAGACGAATTTTTGAACGTTGTGAGGGCTTGTCTGGCGATTTTCTGAATGAGGGAGGTCATATTGTCTCGAGGCATCATAGCTTTAAGGTATATAGCCACAAGCCCACTTGTCGCTGACGGTCGTTAACCCGCTTAACTGTTAGCTCTCGGCACGTCCAAATTACGCCGATAAGTAACTTTACAAGACAACGAAACACCAGCTGACTTTAGACACTGTCATTTAACACCAAGAAACCAAAACAACGTGCCTTTGAGCAGTATCGAAAACTATGAACACCACATCGTCTTCCACCAACACCCCATACAGATACAAGTGATTTACACGTCCGCAGCGAAAACGCTGCCACACAAACCGTGTTGCATTTGGGAATTGTAGTTTTTTCGAGGGCGGTGCTCTGTGAAACGGTTTTCAGTCACAGTGCACGAGATTTAATACTATGTAATATTTTCACAGCCAATGTATCGCAAaggttttaaagagagagatacagacatttaaaacaataaacttGAACAATACAACTAAACGCCGTTGTGATCACAGTTATACTACAATACCCATATTGCCCACgattctccacctcctccagagCAAAGACATCCAGGCTTCTGACCTTCCGTTAGTTGTATATGGTTCATAGGCAAACGAGTGGTGTTGGAGTTTCAATTACACATTGTCATTTCACTATTGCCATTACCATTCATTTTCCCtaaaaagggattttttttaacctaaagGAAATATCCAGTTAGATATAACGAAAGGTCACTCTGTCCACACATCTAACTGTGAGAATAAGGTATTTTCACATAGTAGTATTACAAGAAAAGGAATACGGAGTCATGTCCTGTTATATAATAAGCTGACCAACTGGCAACCAATAACCAGGCCAGACTTCAATACATGTATAACCCCTCAGAAATTGTTCTAGTAATTCCAAGGCGAACCTTTGAGCCTGTTTCCCCTAGTAGT is a window of Chanos chanos chromosome 10, fChaCha1.1, whole genome shotgun sequence DNA encoding:
- the adob gene encoding 2-aminoethanethiol (cysteamine) dioxygenase b, which codes for MMPRDNMTSLIQKIARQALTTFKNSSLVGENNKVFVENQAKLKSLLAEIKAADLKIVPRKVDSPTLHVPHSPPVTYMPICETDAFSMGVFLLKTGTCIPLHDHPGMHGMLKVLYGKVRISCFDRLEKPPDVASGVQFNPPLLPFQRSSIRRSVLRSVGEYTEESSPCVLTPQRDNIHQIDAVDGPTAFLDILAPPYDPDDGRDCHYYKVVQSDLEAADKKTEAQGPTEVWLMEIPQPTDFWCGGEAYPGPEVSI